One Ostrinia nubilalis chromosome 4, ilOstNubi1.1, whole genome shotgun sequence DNA window includes the following coding sequences:
- the LOC135088455 gene encoding uncharacterized protein LOC135088455, translating to MSSEASVSTSSSSRIRQFGLYRTIDARTEEFLRLSRKRQIKQGCACAAISTAITVTVVIVILLIYEYAIAVESSLVQSIRRANRKLDITNVSNDTPFADRLDRSYFGFDQDYYERMPLLVNAMQENSYVDPTIDTAHEHRENYLKPPTPVPNLKTNYMTHVRRTSPRPFFFEYKSPTPVPFSKTYKSKSWIESYRNAQRLKNIQQVIKYLEKTINAKIGDMYTLPSSKQIAFTGLYLEPSVLRDKSQESEHDLSVGSSEKVGFVNSNHQADPLFKYKPDSPGEVNLLADGFLKFSPNSGLGGRRDLPHIPMFRPIPSHKRTCHGQGCDTKKLPDILSSPSSSETHYDETSNFSQAKSFSVMLNLFPLKSHSGEETKKNDHVKKTPLDKIYLTTSKPLILFKRKSTSRRRTIPTKRPRISKEHKVLFNDVENNINSREKINESAAGSNMIVQINLYTPDKKSETSTTTTEINKIKEHVTSSTETNIMNFIPTRTTELPFLLSTTQVEDYHVGSSGIIPIDARVPPPTTQPPVLPQVTTVLPFFDVTLTSTEGAWFTKPPDILKFSHEDAKIPEEYRKYRESDVSDNIFSDINRRNFRSGFEMGDFESRTLVTRLKNEQEYFDTTTIHEETTEQTTTTTQNNGHYRSFNHKPKILSALLDPNSEMNRKRRLNLYAKGFRRASFSRDYVEIQRNSTNSSED from the exons ATGTCTAGTGAAGCGTCAGTGAGTACGAGTTCGAGCTCGCGAATTCGGCAGTTCGGGCTGTACAGAACCATTGACGCGAGGACAGAGGAGTTCCTCAGGCTGTCGAGGAAGCGGCAGATCAAGCAAGGATGCGCGTGCGCGGCTATCTCCACCGCCATCACTGTTACAGTTGTCATT gtaattcTACTAATCTACGAATATGCGATTGCGGTAGAATCAAGCTTAGTACAAAGCATACGACGAGCAAACAGAAAACTTGACATCACAAATGTATCAAACGATACTCCATTCGCAGACCGACTCGACCGAAGCTACTTCGGATTCGACCAGGATTACTACGAACGAATGCCATTATTAGTTAATGCCATGCAGGAGAATAGTTACGTAGATCCAACTATTGATACTGCTCATGAGCACAGAGAAAACTATCTTAAGCCACCTACCCCTGTACCTAATTTGAAAACAAACTATATGACCCATGTAAGAAGAACTAGTCCTCGGCCATTCTTTTTCGAATACAAATCTCCAACTCCTGTCCCATTTAGTAAAACCTACAAGTCCAAAAGCTGGATAGAAAGTTACCGCAATGCCCAAAGGCTAAAAAATATTCAACAGGTTATTAAATATTTGGAGAAAACCATAAACGCAAAAATAGGAGACATGTACACATTACCTTCTAGCAAACAAATAGCATTTACTGGATTGTACCTAGAACCAAGCGTGCTGCGTGATAAATCTCAGGAATCTGAACATGATTTGTCAGTGGGTAGCTCCGAAAAAGTGGGATTTGTAAATTCGAATCATCAAGCAGATCcattatttaaatataaacCAGATAGCCCGGGTGAAGTCAATCTTCTTGCAGATGGTTTTCTTAAATTTTCCCCAAATTCGGGTTTAGGAGGACGAAGAGACTTGCCCCATATACCAATGTTCAGGCCAATACCAAGTCATAAACGGACATGTCACGGACAAGGTTGTGACACAAAGAAGTTACCCGATATATTGTCATCACCAAGTTCAAGTGAGACACATTATGATGAAACCTCCAACTTTAGTCAAGCCAAAAGTTTTAGTGTAATGCTAAACTTATTTCCACTTAAGTCGCATTCAGGcgaagaaactaaaaaaaacgaCCACGTGAAGAAAACACCActcgataaaatttatttgacAACTTCAAAACCTCTTATACTTTTCAAAAGAAAATCAACATCAAGACGAAGAACTATACCAACAAAAAGACCTCGCATTTCAAAAGAACATAAGGTACTCTTTAACGATGTTGAAAACAATATAAATTCACGGGAAAAGATAAATGAATCTGCAGCGGGGTCGAACATGATCGTACAAATAAATCTTTATACACCGGATAAAAAATCAGAAACATCGACGACGAcgactgaaataaataaaataaaagaacatGTAACAAGTTCAACAGAAACCAATATAATGAATTTTATACCAACTCGGACGACTGAACTTCCCTTTCTTCTGTCAACAACACAAGTGGAAGATTATCATGTGGGTAGCTCAGGGATAATTCCTATAGACGCAAGAGTTCCACCTCCTACTACTCAGCCACCAGTACTACCACAAGTAACGACCGTGTTACCATTCTTTGACGTCACATTGACTAGCACTGAAGGAGCTTGGTTTACTAAACCACCAGATATTTTGAAATTTAGCCACGAAGATGCAAAAATACCTGAAGAGTACAGAAAATATAGAGAATCTGATGTGTctgacaatattttttcagaTATAAACAGACGAAATTTTAGAAGTGGCTTTGAGATGGGTGATTTCGAATCAAGGACTCTCGTGACTAGATTAAAAAATGAACAAGAATATTTTGATACTACTACAATACATGAAGAAACTACCGAACAAACGACAACCACTACTCAAAATAATGGTCATTACAGAAGTTTTAATCAtaaacctaaaattttgagtgcATTGTTAGATCCCAATTCAGAAATGAACAGAAAACGGCGGTTAAATTTATACGCCAAAGGATTTAGAAGAGCAAGTTTTTCTCGCGACTACGTCGAAATACAAAGAAACAGCACCAATAGTTCTGAAGACTAA